A stretch of DNA from Arthrobacter globiformis:
CGACATCTACCTCGACTGACCTGCAGCTCCCTCAACTGCCCCCCACGTACCTTCCAGGAGCACCTTCATGAACACCAGCACCGAACGCCGCATCGCCGTGATCGGCCTCGGCTCCATGGGCGGAGCGATGGCAGCCACGCTCCACAACGCCGGCTGGGAGGTCACCGGCTTCGACCCCTCCGAGGCAGCACGGGCCGCCGCGTCCGACGCCGGCATCGCCACCACCGCCAGCGTCGAGGATCTTGCCGGCACCCCCTACGCGGTGCTCTCGCTGCCGGCGGCCAGCGTCGTCGAGTCCACGGTGCCGCAGCTCCTGGCGTCACCCGGAACCGTCGCAATCATCGACACCACCACCTCGGAACCGGCAACGAGCAAGCAGATGGCCGAACTCGCCGAAGCGCAAGGCGCAGCGTTCGTGGATGCCCCGGTCTCTGGCGGCCGCGACGGCGCAGCAACCGGAACCTTGAGCGCCTTCGTCGGAGCAACCGACGCGGCCCTTGCCGCCGCCGAACCCGTCCTGCTGGCACTCACCGGCGGCAAGTACAACCACATCGGCGGGCCCGGCAGCGGCAACGTCGTCAAGCTCCTCAACAACGTCCTGGCCGCGGCCAACCTCGTCTCGGTCGGCGAGGCCCTGGGAGTCGCCAAGGCCTACGGCATCGATCCGGCCACGGCGGCGGCAAGCATCAGCGACGCCTCCGGCGGCAGCAAAGTCTCCGCGAACATGTACCCCAACTGGGTGCTCTCCGGAACCCACGATTCCGGTTTTTCGCTCGGGCTCATGGCACGTGACGCTGCCCTCGCGGTCGACGTCGCCGCCCAGATTGGCGAAAACCCGGCCCTGCTGGCGGCCGTGGCCGGCCGATGGCAGCAAGCCCTGGCGGTCCTCGGACCCCGCGCGGATTTCACTGAGATCGCCCGGACCGTCGCCCCGGCCATCACCCCCGCCGGTGCCCCCGCCGTCACCCCCGCGGGGGCAGCGGAAAGCACAAACGACACGACCGCCGTCGCCTGACGTCCCCCGAAGCAATCGCCTCCCCCAAACAAAGAGGATCAGCACATTGAGCACCATCACAGCACCCACTTCCTCGTCCGCGGCCACCGCCCGCGCCGTCCTGGTTGCCGCCTTCCCCAAAGGGCTCGGAGCCTTCCTTGACGGCAGGACTGTCCCCGGCAGCGGCGAGGGCATCACCCTCACCGCTGCGGCAACGGGCGAACCGTTCGCCACTTACGCCGACCCCGGCGCCGAGGGCGCCGACGCCATCCTGGAAAGCTCAGTCGCTGGGGCAAAAACCTGGGGCGAAATGAACGGGTTCGACCGGGCCGCCATCCTGCGCAACGTCAGCCGCACCGTTGAAGCGCACGCGGAGGAACTGGCCATCCTCGAGTCGGCCACCACCGGAAAGCCCATCCGCGACGCCCGGGGGGAGGTCGCCAAGGTCGCCGAGATGTTTGGCTACTACGCCGGCTGGGCGGACAAACTGACCGGGCAGACCATCCCTGTGCCCGGCCCATGGCACACGTACACGGAACGCGTCCCCTGGGGCGTCGTCGTCGCCATCACCCCCTGGAACGCGCCCCTGTTCACCGCCGGCTGGAACTCCGCGGCTCCGCTGGCCGCGGGCAATGCCGTGATCATCAAGCCCAGCGAATTCACACCGGCCTCCAGCATCCGGCTGGCGCAGCTGGCGCACGAGGCCGGCCTGCCTGCAGGCGTGTTCAACGTGGCCACGGGACTGGGGCAGACCGTGGGCGCGGCCCTCACGAGCGACCGGCGCGTCGGCAAAGTCAGCTTCATCGGCTCCGTCCCCACCGGGCGCCGGGTTGCCGTCGCGGCCGCGCAGGCCGGCATTCCCGCGCTGCTGGAACTCGGCGGCAAGAGTGCCAACATCGTGTTCGCGGACGCGGACCTGGAACGCGCCGCCGACGGCGCCATCGCGGCGATCTTCTCCGGCGCCGGGCAGTCTTGCGTGGCCGGGTCGCGGCTCCTGGTGGAGCGCAGCGTGCACGCCCGGGTCGTGGAGCTGGTCGCACAAAGGGCAGCCCGGCTGCGTGTCGGCGACCCGCTGAGCGCGGACACCGAGGTGGGCCCCATCATCACGGCGCAGCAGTTCGCCACCGTCACCTCGCTCATCGAGGCCGGAATAAACGACGGCGGACGCCGCGTCACGAGCGGAACACTGCCCGACGCTCTGGCCGGGTCGTCGCTGGCCGGAGGCCACTGGGTGATGCCCACCCTGCTCGACGGCGTGACGCCGCAGAACCGCCTGGAAACCACTGAAGTCTTCGGACCCGTCGTCGGGGCCGACGCTTTCGACACGGAGGCCGAGGCCATTGCCCGGGCGAACAATACCAATTTCGGCCTGGCGGGCGCGGTGTGGACCTCGGACGTTTCCCGTGCCCACCACGTGGCACGCCAAGTGAAGGCCGGAACATTCTGGATCAACTCCTACAAGACAATCCACGTGGCAGTTCCGTTCGGCGGTTTCGGGGACTCCGGCCATGGCCGCTCCTCCGGCCCTGGCGTCCTGGACGAGTACACGCAGACCAAGGCCATCTGGGTGCCGACCCGTGCAGCGGGCGCCCCTTTCCCATCCCTCTCCTACTAGGGCAGGCAAGATCATGGAACTGACAGAAACACCGGCCCTCCGCGCGGCCCTTGCCGAGGGTGTCAGCAAGTGGAAACCGCGGGCCATGGCCATGGCGCAGCAAATCCACGCCCTCAAGGAAGTGTCCTTCGAGGAGGTCCACTCGGCGGGTGCGGCAGCAGACCTGCTGGCCGAGGGCGGCTTTGAGGTGGAACGCGGCACCGGCGGACTCCCCACGGCCTTCACCGCCAGCGCCGGCAGCGGCGAACTGACGGTGGCCCTGTGCGTGGAATACGACGCGCTGCCCGACATCGGGCACGCCTGCGGGCACAACCTGATCGCCGGCGCCTCCGTTGCCGCCGCCCTGGCGCTGCGGCCCTTCGTCGACGAGCTGGGCATCACCCTGAAGACCATCGGAACACCCGCCGAGGAACATGGCGGCGGCAAGGCGCTCCTGCTGGAACGCGGCGCGTTCGACGGCGTCAGCCTGGCCCTGATGGTCCATCCCGTCCAGGACGGGGTGACGTACAACCCCGCGGGCACCAGCGCCCAGGCGGTGGGCCGGTACCGGGCGACGTTCACGGGAAAAGCCGCCCATGCGGCTGCCGCCCCGCACCAGGGCGTGAACGCCGCGGACGCCGCCGTGCTGAGCCAGGTGGCCGTCGGACTCCTGCGCCAGCAGATCCCCGGCGACCACCGCATCGCCATGTATGTCGCAGAGGCCGGCCACGTCACCAACATCATTCCGGAACGGGCGGTGGTGGAGTTTGAATGCCGGGCCTTCACGCTGAAGGAATACGAAGTGCTGCTGGAGCGCGTCCGCCGCTGCTTTGAAGGCGCCGCGCTGGCCACCGGCGCCACGCTGGCCATCGAGGACACCGAACCGCTCTACGAACCGCTGATCCAGGACGACGCCCTGGCAGCGCACTGGACCGAGGCCATGGACGTGTTTGGCAAGGACACCTCGCCCTCGGCCGGCATCAGCGGCGGCTCCACGGACATGGGCAACATCTCCCAGGTCATCCCGAGCCTGCATCCCTGGCTGAGCATTCCCGGCGCGGACGTACCCATCCACTCCCACGCCTTTGCCGCACTGGCAGACTCCCCGGAGGCCTACGCCGTGATGTTCGAGGCAGCCACCGCGCTGTCCTGGACAGTCGCCGCCGCGGCCACCACCCCCACAGAAAGGGCACGCCTGATCAAAGCGGCCTACCGCCGTCAGACGGACAGACAGGAAGGCACACCATGAGCACCAGCACAACACCCGCGCGGACAGACAAGGCCGGCACCCGGCTCACGCTTCCCATCGCCGCGCTGGCCTTCGTCATTGCGCTGGCGGTCCAGCTGATCGGCCAGGCCAAGATCGACGTCGGCATCGGCGCGGTCGTCATCTTCCCCATGGTCTGGGGCCTCATCCTCGGCCTGCTGGTCTCGGTCCAGAAATTCAAGCCGCTGGGTCTGGACCTGCAGCGGGTCGCGGCCGCCCTGGTCGGTGTGGCCGTGCTGCTCCTGGTGGCCCGGCTGGCGTTCAATATCGGGCCCAGCCTTCCCACCCTGCTCAAGGCGGGCCCCGCGCTGCTGCTGCAGGAGGTGGGCCACCTGCTGGGCACCATTGCGCTGGCGCTCCCTCTGGCCGTGTTGCTCCGCATGGGCAAGGCGACGGTCGGAGCCACGTTCTCCCTTGACCGCGAACCGTCCTTCGCCATGGTCTCCGAAAAGTACGGCCCCGACTCCGACCAGTACCGCGGTGTCCTGGCCATGTACGTTTTCGGCACCCTGTTCGGCGCCGTCTACATCACGCTGCTGACCTCGCTCGTGTCCAACTGGAAGATCTTCGACCCCCTGGCCCTAGCCATGGGCGCAGGCGTGGGGTCCGGGTCCATGATGGCGGCGTCGTCCGCCAGCATCATCGCCGCGTATCCTGGCGACCAGGAGGCCATCCTGGGCATGGCGGCCATCTCCAACCTGATCACCACCATCCTGGGCGTCTATGTCGGCATCTACCTCGCCCTGCCGCTGGCGGACCGTTTCTACCGGGTCCTCACCCGCAGGCATACCCGCGAAGAGGCCGCAGTCACGGCCGGCGCCCCGGCACAGCGTGCGGACACCCAGCGCAGCGCCGCCGGCGCGGACACCGCCGGAGAAGCAGCCCAGGCAGAGGAAAACCGCCGCTTCCGCGAACGGGTTGCCGAATCGTCGGCGGCCATGCACCTTCCGCTGTGGCTGTCCCTCTCTGTCCTGACCGTCCTCGGCATCGGCACGGCCTCGATCGCGGCCAAGGGATTCAGCCTGACCATCGTCGCCGGGTACGCGATCATGCTGGCCCTCGTTCTGGTCAGCATTGCCCTGGCCAAGCTCACCAAGAAGATCTCGGCCATCGTCTACATCACCACCATCGGCGCCTACATCTCCAGCCCCTGGTTCTTCGGCGCCGCGGCGCTCAACGGCCCCATCAAGTCGGTCGACTTCCTCTCGATCGCCACGGTCATGCTGACGCTCGCCGGCCTGTCCCTGGGCAAGGACATTCCGCTGCTGAAAAACATCGGCTGGAAGATCATCCCGGTGGGCCTGGTGGCAGTCACCGCATCATTCCTGCTGTCCACCGTGATCGCGGAGTTTGCCCTCGGGCTTTGGCATTAAGCCCTTTGGCATTAAGCCTCTGGCACTAACCACTAACGCACAAAAGGAAGCGGACGACGGCGGGACCTCCCGCCGTCGTCCGCTTTCCTTTTCATTTGGCTCTTGTCAGCGCAACCGGTCCATGAGTATGGTGCGGCCAGCCGGACTTTCGGCCGCGCGGGACTTTCGGCCGCGCCGAATGTTTGGCGCACCGCGCGGCACCTCAAACGGCGCCGCAGTCAGGGGCTCATGGCCTTTACAAACATGGCCC
This window harbors:
- a CDS encoding NAD(P)-dependent oxidoreductase, with protein sequence MNTSTERRIAVIGLGSMGGAMAATLHNAGWEVTGFDPSEAARAAASDAGIATTASVEDLAGTPYAVLSLPAASVVESTVPQLLASPGTVAIIDTTTSEPATSKQMAELAEAQGAAFVDAPVSGGRDGAATGTLSAFVGATDAALAAAEPVLLALTGGKYNHIGGPGSGNVVKLLNNVLAAANLVSVGEALGVAKAYGIDPATAAASISDASGGSKVSANMYPNWVLSGTHDSGFSLGLMARDAALAVDVAAQIGENPALLAAVAGRWQQALAVLGPRADFTEIARTVAPAITPAGAPAVTPAGAAESTNDTTAVA
- a CDS encoding aldehyde dehydrogenase family protein, giving the protein MSTITAPTSSSAATARAVLVAAFPKGLGAFLDGRTVPGSGEGITLTAAATGEPFATYADPGAEGADAILESSVAGAKTWGEMNGFDRAAILRNVSRTVEAHAEELAILESATTGKPIRDARGEVAKVAEMFGYYAGWADKLTGQTIPVPGPWHTYTERVPWGVVVAITPWNAPLFTAGWNSAAPLAAGNAVIIKPSEFTPASSIRLAQLAHEAGLPAGVFNVATGLGQTVGAALTSDRRVGKVSFIGSVPTGRRVAVAAAQAGIPALLELGGKSANIVFADADLERAADGAIAAIFSGAGQSCVAGSRLLVERSVHARVVELVAQRAARLRVGDPLSADTEVGPIITAQQFATVTSLIEAGINDGGRRVTSGTLPDALAGSSLAGGHWVMPTLLDGVTPQNRLETTEVFGPVVGADAFDTEAEAIARANNTNFGLAGAVWTSDVSRAHHVARQVKAGTFWINSYKTIHVAVPFGGFGDSGHGRSSGPGVLDEYTQTKAIWVPTRAAGAPFPSLSY
- a CDS encoding amidohydrolase; amino-acid sequence: MELTETPALRAALAEGVSKWKPRAMAMAQQIHALKEVSFEEVHSAGAAADLLAEGGFEVERGTGGLPTAFTASAGSGELTVALCVEYDALPDIGHACGHNLIAGASVAAALALRPFVDELGITLKTIGTPAEEHGGGKALLLERGAFDGVSLALMVHPVQDGVTYNPAGTSAQAVGRYRATFTGKAAHAAAAPHQGVNAADAAVLSQVAVGLLRQQIPGDHRIAMYVAEAGHVTNIIPERAVVEFECRAFTLKEYEVLLERVRRCFEGAALATGATLAIEDTEPLYEPLIQDDALAAHWTEAMDVFGKDTSPSAGISGGSTDMGNISQVIPSLHPWLSIPGADVPIHSHAFAALADSPEAYAVMFEAATALSWTVAAAATTPTERARLIKAAYRRQTDRQEGTP
- a CDS encoding DUF3100 domain-containing protein; translated protein: MSTSTTPARTDKAGTRLTLPIAALAFVIALAVQLIGQAKIDVGIGAVVIFPMVWGLILGLLVSVQKFKPLGLDLQRVAAALVGVAVLLLVARLAFNIGPSLPTLLKAGPALLLQEVGHLLGTIALALPLAVLLRMGKATVGATFSLDREPSFAMVSEKYGPDSDQYRGVLAMYVFGTLFGAVYITLLTSLVSNWKIFDPLALAMGAGVGSGSMMAASSASIIAAYPGDQEAILGMAAISNLITTILGVYVGIYLALPLADRFYRVLTRRHTREEAAVTAGAPAQRADTQRSAAGADTAGEAAQAEENRRFRERVAESSAAMHLPLWLSLSVLTVLGIGTASIAAKGFSLTIVAGYAIMLALVLVSIALAKLTKKISAIVYITTIGAYISSPWFFGAAALNGPIKSVDFLSIATVMLTLAGLSLGKDIPLLKNIGWKIIPVGLVAVTASFLLSTVIAEFALGLWH